A portion of the Luteolibacter sp. Y139 genome contains these proteins:
- a CDS encoding glycosyltransferase, whose protein sequence is MKIAMFTNTYLPHVGGVARSVQTLEEACRARGHEVRVIAPEFPGAEPSPHVLRVPAIQNFNGSDFCVRLPMPSLVRDFMEEFKPDLIHSHHPFLLGDAALREGWKMKVPVVFTHHTLYERYTHYVPLDSEAIKRMAIQLATDYCNLCSTVIAPSESIAALLFDRGVTAPIRTIPTGIDNGAFEHGVGSSFRKRARIRREAVVIGHVGRLAAEKNLKLLTEAVIPCLHERPDALFLLVGDGDAREGMLSRFAEEGLDDRVHAPGKLMGSDLSDAYAAMDCFAFASQTETQGIVLAEAMAAGNPVVALDGPGVREIVRDGENGYLLRADAGADLFCEALLRMISQPSKRRNLAASARLSAKTYDTTRCTEQMIACYSDLVTAQRRQEEADSTPWDRLIAGIEIEWELLAAKVSAVTAAVIETPATEARLD, encoded by the coding sequence ATGAAGATCGCGATGTTTACCAATACCTACCTGCCGCACGTCGGCGGGGTGGCCCGCTCCGTTCAGACGCTAGAGGAGGCGTGCCGGGCGCGTGGTCATGAGGTGCGGGTGATTGCTCCGGAGTTTCCGGGGGCTGAGCCTTCTCCGCACGTGCTGCGGGTACCTGCGATCCAGAATTTCAATGGCAGTGATTTCTGTGTGAGGCTGCCGATGCCAAGTCTGGTGAGGGACTTCATGGAGGAGTTCAAGCCTGACCTCATTCATAGCCATCATCCCTTCCTGTTAGGTGACGCCGCGCTTCGTGAGGGATGGAAAATGAAGGTGCCGGTGGTATTCACGCATCACACGCTCTACGAGCGCTACACGCACTACGTGCCGCTGGATTCGGAAGCGATCAAGCGGATGGCCATCCAGCTCGCCACCGACTATTGCAACCTCTGCTCGACGGTGATTGCTCCCAGCGAAAGCATTGCCGCGCTCTTGTTTGATCGCGGAGTGACTGCACCCATCCGCACGATTCCCACCGGAATCGATAACGGAGCTTTCGAGCACGGGGTGGGTTCCAGCTTTCGCAAGCGTGCGAGGATACGGAGGGAGGCTGTCGTGATCGGCCATGTGGGTCGGCTGGCCGCGGAGAAGAACCTGAAGTTGCTGACCGAGGCCGTGATTCCCTGCCTCCACGAGCGGCCGGATGCGCTCTTCCTGCTGGTGGGCGATGGCGATGCGAGGGAGGGCATGCTTTCCCGCTTCGCGGAGGAAGGACTGGATGACAGGGTCCATGCGCCGGGCAAGTTGATGGGCTCCGATCTCAGCGATGCCTATGCGGCGATGGATTGCTTCGCCTTTGCTTCGCAGACCGAGACCCAGGGAATTGTCCTCGCCGAGGCGATGGCAGCGGGCAATCCGGTGGTAGCGCTGGACGGGCCCGGCGTGCGGGAGATCGTGCGCGATGGGGAGAATGGCTATTTGCTTCGCGCTGATGCCGGTGCGGATTTGTTTTGCGAGGCATTGCTCCGCATGATTTCGCAGCCATCAAAGCGGCGTAACCTGGCGGCAAGCGCGCGACTCTCCGCGAAAACCTACGACACGACGCGCTGTACCGAGCAAATGATCGCCTGCTATAGCGACCTGGTCACCGCGCAGCGACGGCAAGAAGAGGCCGATAGCACTCCGTGGGATCGCCTGATTGCCGGGATCGAAATCGAATGGGAATTGCTGGCCGCGAAGGTATCCGCCGTGACGGCCGCAGTGATCGAAACTCCAGCCACTGAAGCCCGCCTTGATTAG